A window of the Deltaproteobacteria bacterium genome harbors these coding sequences:
- a CDS encoding ATP-binding protein, which produces MNMKSIPITFDKSHIVTIGEKLYAEAIELIRELVNNAYDADATRVDVILSENEIRVQDNGSGMDFEGLKQYFNIGSPLKQTSSKSPRFERARIGQFGIGKFASLAACERFEVMTQRKDFAANVVFDKKEWEASGDSWHLPMELILLDKERGDGTTVLLKNLVKKFDPEDVENCLISGVPLKAEHFQVFLNRHPVTPKSYAGHRIPILEGTSFGPIHGEIVLLPASSATTEDLGIECRVKGVTIRREFFGMETWGPLMSRVRGEIHCDFVPITSDRTGFITDSEEYQALQTAIQRVMAEVKKQIGRLENKQENRRASRALNEALERVYAALLRNPDLSPFGAIPEGDFNKGIGKAAVKPKEKSVDEGNGSNEELSLQSTEKEETKMEEIPAKLKKSSKTMKRLTPDAVVKRLRFGKNKVACCLDHFGPEGSECFTEGSVIYINRDHPLYLRESKKVVTYTMYIARLLTQELALMKDSRSPRQAFERQSKLLKDAFQGTEKS; this is translated from the coding sequence ATGAATATGAAATCCATCCCCATTACCTTCGACAAAAGTCACATTGTCACTATTGGGGAAAAACTCTATGCTGAAGCAATCGAACTAATTCGGGAATTGGTCAACAACGCCTACGATGCCGATGCCACGAGGGTGGATGTAATCCTTTCAGAAAATGAAATCCGTGTTCAGGACAACGGCTCCGGAATGGATTTCGAAGGTCTCAAGCAGTATTTCAATATCGGTTCTCCCCTCAAACAGACAAGTTCCAAATCTCCGCGCTTTGAACGGGCGCGCATCGGCCAATTTGGAATCGGGAAATTTGCCTCACTAGCCGCCTGTGAGCGTTTCGAGGTAATGACCCAAAGAAAAGACTTTGCCGCCAATGTTGTTTTCGACAAGAAAGAATGGGAGGCGAGTGGTGACAGCTGGCATCTTCCAATGGAATTGATATTGCTCGACAAGGAACGGGGCGACGGCACAACGGTTCTGCTGAAAAATCTTGTCAAAAAATTTGATCCGGAGGACGTGGAAAACTGCCTTATCTCCGGCGTACCCCTCAAAGCGGAGCATTTTCAGGTTTTTCTCAATCGGCATCCCGTGACACCCAAAAGTTATGCCGGACACCGGATTCCCATTCTCGAAGGAACTTCCTTTGGACCCATACATGGCGAGATTGTTTTATTACCGGCAAGTTCCGCTACTACGGAGGATTTGGGAATTGAATGCAGGGTCAAGGGGGTCACGATCAGAAGAGAATTTTTTGGAATGGAAACGTGGGGTCCTTTGATGAGCCGTGTGCGGGGAGAAATTCACTGTGATTTCGTTCCCATTACCTCGGATCGCACCGGTTTTATCACCGATTCGGAAGAATACCAAGCCTTGCAAACCGCCATACAGAGAGTCATGGCAGAGGTTAAAAAACAAATCGGCCGTTTAGAAAACAAACAGGAAAATCGCAGAGCATCTCGCGCCTTGAATGAGGCGCTGGAAAGAGTTTACGCCGCCTTGCTTCGTAATCCCGACCTTTCACCTTTTGGAGCCATACCGGAGGGAGATTTTAACAAAGGAATTGGCAAGGCGGCAGTCAAACCGAAGGAAAAATCTGTCGACGAGGGCAATGGCTCTAATGAAGAACTGAGCTTACAAAGCACGGAAAAAGAAGAAACCAAAATGGAAGAGATTCCGGCCAAGCTGAAAAAATCTTCCAAAACGATGAAGCGCTTAACGCCTGATGCGGTTGTAAAAAGACTGAGGTTTGGAAAAAACAAAGTCGCTTGCTGTCTGGATCACTTTGGTCCGGAGGGTTCGGAATGCTTTACGGAAGGAAGCGTCATTTACATCAACAGAGATCATCCCCTTTATCTCCGCGAAAGCAAAAAAGTGGTGACCTACACCATGTATATCGCGAGACTTCTCACTCAAGAACTGGCTTTAATGAAAGATTCCAGAAGTCCCAGGCAGGCCTTCGAGCGTCAGAGCAAATTGCTGAAGGATGCCTTTCAAGGGACAGAAAAGAGTTAA
- a CDS encoding glycine C-acetyltransferase has translation MYGKLEKILKTQLEEIRGAGLYKEERLILSPQRANIKVPQGEVLNFCANNYLGLADNPELIAAAKKSLDERGFGMSSVRFICGTTDLHKKLEATIARFLKTEDAILYSSCFDANGGLFETLLNEQDAIISDELNHASIIDGVRLCKAERYRYKNSDMNDLETQLRAADDKGARLKMIATDGVFSMDGFIAKLDAICDLAEKYEALVMVDDSHATGFIGKTGRGTPEHCGVMGRVDIITSTLGKALGGASGGFTTGKKEIIEYLRQRSRPYLFSNTVAPVIVATSLKVFELLEKSTALRDQLETSAHYFRQKMKQSGFNILEGTHPITPVMLGDAKLAQNIAKDLLNEGIYVIGFSYPVVPKDKARIRVQISAAHTKEHLDKAIAAFQKVGRKYKVIQ, from the coding sequence ATGTACGGAAAACTTGAAAAAATTCTCAAAACACAGCTCGAGGAAATTCGGGGGGCGGGACTTTATAAAGAAGAGAGGCTCATTTTATCTCCGCAACGGGCCAACATCAAAGTTCCGCAGGGCGAAGTGCTTAATTTTTGTGCCAATAATTATTTGGGATTGGCTGATAATCCGGAACTCATCGCGGCGGCAAAAAAATCGCTTGATGAAAGAGGTTTTGGAATGTCTTCGGTCCGGTTCATCTGCGGCACCACTGATCTTCACAAAAAATTGGAAGCCACCATCGCCCGCTTTTTAAAAACGGAAGATGCCATCCTCTACTCTTCCTGTTTCGATGCCAACGGCGGGCTTTTTGAAACTCTTCTCAATGAACAAGACGCCATTATCAGCGATGAACTGAATCACGCCTCCATTATTGATGGCGTCCGTCTTTGCAAAGCAGAGCGTTATCGCTACAAAAATTCGGACATGAATGATTTGGAAACACAATTACGCGCGGCTGATGACAAAGGTGCGCGGTTGAAGATGATCGCCACCGACGGTGTCTTTTCAATGGACGGTTTTATCGCCAAACTCGACGCCATTTGTGATCTGGCTGAAAAATATGAAGCGCTTGTGATGGTCGATGATTCCCACGCTACGGGTTTTATCGGCAAGACAGGCCGCGGCACGCCGGAGCATTGCGGCGTCATGGGGCGCGTGGATATCATCACTTCCACACTTGGAAAAGCGCTTGGCGGCGCATCGGGCGGATTCACCACGGGGAAAAAAGAAATTATCGAATATCTAAGACAGCGCTCTCGTCCTTATCTTTTTTCCAATACCGTTGCTCCCGTGATTGTCGCCACTTCTTTAAAAGTTTTCGAACTTCTCGAAAAATCCACGGCGCTTAGGGATCAACTAGAGACAAGCGCCCATTACTTCCGTCAAAAAATGAAACAATCGGGATTTAATATTTTAGAAGGAACGCACCCTATTACACCCGTTATGCTGGGAGATGCCAAATTGGCACAAAACATCGCCAAAGATTTACTCAATGAAGGAATTTATGTCATCGGTTTTTCTTATCCGGTCGTTCCCAAAGACAAAGCCCGCATCCGCGTCCAAATTTCCGCCGCCCACACTAAAGAACACCTCGACAAAGCCATCGCCGCTTTCCAAAAAGTGGGAAGAAAATATAAAGTAATTCAGTGA